Proteins found in one Hyla sarda isolate aHylSar1 chromosome 7, aHylSar1.hap1, whole genome shotgun sequence genomic segment:
- the LOC130283116 gene encoding olfactory receptor 1020-like, which produces MSVLDMSFTTMVLPKLLDICLTGNNVISYNGCITQLFFFVVFIVTEYFILAAMAYDRYVAICHPLHYPNFMSLIVCFWMSLTSWGIGLLEGFLYVFLISFCTFCGSNKVDHLFCDLKPLMRLSCSNTRTIETIILGLGTIIGFGPSVMTLVSYMYIISTILKIHSKEGRHKTFSTCSSHLTVILLFYGTVLGMYMRPKSSYSMKQDKVFAILYAGVIPMLNPLVYSLKNQEVKEALSKIKTFYINKG; this is translated from the coding sequence ATGTCTGTATTGGATATGTCCTTCACCACAATGGTTTTACCGAAGTTGTTGGACATTTGCCTAACTGGGAACAATGTCATCTCCTACAATGGTTGTATCAcccagttgttcttttttgtggtGTTCATTGTGACAGAATATTTTATCCTGGCTGCCATGGCCTATGATCGCTATGTGGCCATATGTCATCCTTTACATTATCCCAATTTTATGAGTCTTATAGTCTGTTTTTGGATGTCATTGACATCTTGGGGTATAGGACTCCTCGAGGGATTTCTTTATGTCTTTCTAAtttcattttgtacattttgtgggTCAAACAAAGTAGATCACCTGTTTTGTGATCTGAAGCCTCTTATGAGGCTTTCTTGCAGCAACACACGTACTATAGAAACAATAATACTTGGACTTGGCACCATCATTGGTTTTGGTCCTTCAGTCATGACCTTGGTGTCCTACATGTATATTATCTCCACAATCTTGAAGATTCACTCTAAGGAAGGAAGACACAAAACCTTCTCCACCTGCTCCTCACATCTCACAGTCATCCTCTTGTTTTATGGAACAGTGCTCGGCATGTACATGAGGCCAAAGTCCAGCTATTCCATGAAGCAGGACAAGGTGTTTGCCATTTTGTATGCAGGGGTCATTCCGATGCTCAATCCTCTGGTTTACAGCTTAAAAAACCAGGAGGTGAAGGAAGCTCTGAGCAAAATCAAGacattttatataaataaaggatAA
- the LOC130283117 gene encoding olfactory receptor 5B21-like yields the protein MEATNLTVNDFVLLGFYELPSFQLGLFLIFLVVYVATLLGNSITSGLFCFDPHFHSPMYILLCNMAMVDISFTSVVLPKLLDVFLTGNNVISYTGCIAQAFLFALIIVSEYFILAAMAYDRYVAICHPLRYSYFMSLTVCFWMSLTSWGIGLLEGILCAILMSSCIFCGSHEIDHLFCDLKPLMKLSCSDTRTIEIVILVLGCFTGFIPSLSTLVSYMYIISTILKIHSKEGRHKTFSTCSSHLTVILLFYGTMFGMYMRPKSSYSIKQDKMFAILYAGVIPMLNPLIYSLKNQEVKKALCKIGKRAFLTKDYAKWDINKR from the coding sequence ATGGAGGCAACAAACTTGACTGTCAATGATTTTGTTCTCCTCGGCTTCTATGAGCTTCCAAGCTTCCAGTTGGGTTTATTTCTCATATTTTTGGTCGTCTATGTAGCGACTTTGCTTGGAAATTCAATAACAAGTGGTCTATTTTGCTTTGATCCTCATTTTCACAGTCCCATGTATATTCTCCTATGTAACATGGCTATGGTGGATATTTCCTTCACCTCTGTGGTTCTTCCCAAGTTGTTGGATGTCTTTTTAACAGGGAACAATGTCATCTCCTACACCGGTTGTATTGCTCAGGCCTTCTTATTTGCTCTGATCATTGTCTCAGAATATTTCATCCTTGCTGCTATGGCCTATGATCGCTATGTAGCCATATGTCACCCTTTACGTTATTCTTATTTTATGAGTCTTACAGTCTGTTTCTGGATGTCACTGACATCTTGGGGTATAGGACTCCTTGAGGGAATTCTTTGTGCCATTCTCATGTCATCTTGTATATTTTGTGGGTCACATGAAATAGACCATCTGTTCTGTGATCTGAAGCCTCTTATGAAGCTTTCTTGTAGTGACACACGTACTATAGAAATAGTAATACTTGTACTTGGTTGCTTCACTGGTTTCATCCCATCACTTTCCACCTTGGTGTCCTACATGTATATTATCTCCACAATCTTGAAGATTCACTCCAAGGAAGGAAGACACAAAACCTTCTCCACCTGCTCCTCACATCTCACAGTCATCCTCTTGTTTTATGGAACAATGTTTGGCATGTATATGAGACCCAAGTCCAGCTATTCCATAAAACAGGACAAGATGTTTGCCATATTGTATGCCGGAGTCATTCCAATGCTCAACCCTCTCATTTACAGCTTAAAAAATCAGGAGGTCAAAAAAGCTCTGTGCAAAATAGGGAAAAGAGCGTTTCTAACCAAAGACTATGCCAAATGGGATATAAATAAAAGATAA